In Leifsonia sp. PS1209, the genomic stretch CCACCTGGCAGCGGCAGCGGACCCCGGAGTGGTTGGCTTGCTTGTCCGTCATCCCGACAGCGGCGACAGTAGGGCTGGAGAAGATGATGCGGGGCAGGTGCCCGTAGTCGATCTTGCGGCCGGCGTTGTTGAACGCGTTCTCGGCCACGAGTGCACCGTGCGCCGCGGCGACATAGACGTACTCCGGATGCCCGGTCACGTCGCCCGCTGCCCAGATCCGCGGGTTCGAGGTCGCGAGTTCATCGTCGACGACGACCTCGCCAAGATCCCCGGTCTGCACACCTACTGCCTCGAGGTTCAGTCCCTCGGTTACGGGCCGGCGACCGGTGGCGACGAGAAGCCGTGCCGCCCTAAACTCCTCGCGGCCGCCCGAGACGGTGGCCGTCGCGAGGATCTCGCCGGTCGTCGGGTCGGCGCTCACGGAGGTGAGCGCGGCGCGACGCACCACCCGGATACCCTCGTCGGCGAACACCGCCGCAAGTGCGCGGGCGACCTCCGGCTCCTCCGTGGAGGCCAGTCGCGACCGGACCAGCATGGTCACCTTCGATCCGAGGCGGGAGAAGAGTTGCGCCATCTCGATCGCCACCGGTCCGCCACCGAGGACCAGCAACGATTCCGGAACCTCCGACACTTCCATCGCCGTCGTCGAGGTCAGAAAGTCGACCTCCGCCAGCCCCTCGACCGTCGGTGCCCACGGCCGTGATCCGGTCGCGACCAGATATTGCTCAGCACGAACGGGAACCTGGCGGCTCTCGAAGTCCGTGACGGTCAGCGCCGGGTCGTCGGGGGATCCGGTGAAGGTGGCGTCGCCCTGCAGCAGCTCCCAGCCGTACTCGCCGATCAGATCGACGTATTTCTCCGAGCGCATCCCCTCCACCAGCACCCGCTTCCCCTCGATCAGCGCCGGCATATCCACCGGCTCCACGGACGCGTCGATCCCCGGGAACCGGGCGGCGTCCAACGCGACGTGGCGTGCCTCGGCGGCCGCGACTAGTGCCTTTGAGGGCACACAACCGGTGTTCACACAGGTACCGCCGACGGTCGACCGCTCGATCATCACGACTCGCTTGCCAAGGTTGGTCGCCCGAATCGCGGCGGCGAAGGCACCGCCTCCGGAGCCGATCACCGCCAGATCG encodes the following:
- the merA gene encoding mercury(II) reductase, whose translation is MTNSAPAEFDLAVIGSGGGAFAAAIRATNLGKRVVMIERSTVGGTCVNTGCVPSKALVAAAEARHVALDAARFPGIDASVEPVDMPALIEGKRVLVEGMRSEKYVDLIGEYGWELLQGDATFTGSPDDPALTVTDFESRQVPVRAEQYLVATGSRPWAPTVEGLAEVDFLTSTTAMEVSEVPESLLVLGGGPVAIEMAQLFSRLGSKVTMLVRSRLASTEEPEVARALAAVFADEGIRVVRRAALTSVSADPTTGEILATATVSGGREEFRAARLLVATGRRPVTEGLNLEAVGVQTGDLGEVVVDDELATSNPRIWAAGDVTGHPEYVYVAAAHGALVAENAFNNAGRKIDYGHLPRIIFSSPTVAAVGMTDKQANHSGVRCRCQVVPLEYVPRAIVNRDTRGFIKMVAEADTGRIVGLTAVGKEAADLAAAGVYILEAGMTVDQVGKLWSPYLTMAEGIRIAAQSFSTDVSKLSCCAA